The Terriglobia bacterium nucleotide sequence CTCGAGACCGCGGCGGGCGCGTGCGGCGCCGTCGATTGCCCGACCCTGGCGTGCCTCAGGACCGGGGAGCACCAGGTCCGGATCTGCCAGCGCCGGACGCCGTCGGGCGAGCCCGCCTGGGAGGAGGTGCACGCGTCGCCGATCCGGCGGCCTTCCGGCGCCATCGCGCAGGTCGTCGAGGTCTGGCGGGACATCTCGGAGCGGCGCGCGGCCGAGGCCCGCCTCGCGGAATCCCACCGGCTGGCGTCGCTGGGGCTGCTGGCGTCGGGGTTCTCGCACGAGCTGAACACGCCCCTCGCCACGATCCTCGCCTGCGTCGAGGGAATCCAGCGCTCCGCGCGAGCGGAGGGCCGCTCGGACCCCGAGGACTGGCGCCGGATCGGGGAAAACGCTTCGATCGCGCGGGAGCAGCTTCTCCGGTGCCGCGGGATCACGCAGCACTTTCTCCGCCTGTCGAGAGGGCAGCGGTCGCCCGGCGACCTCGTGGACCTCCCGGAGACCCTCGCGGCCGTGACCCGGCTGATCGAGCCCACGGCCCGCGCGGCCTCCGTGACGATCCGCGTGGAGCCCGTCGCGCCGGGGACGTCCGTCCGGGTCAATGAGGCCGACCTGCACCACGTGCTGCTGAACCTGGCGCTGAACGCGATCCAGGCGTGCGGGCGGGACGGCCGGGTCGTCCTGGGCGCCGAAGGCGGCGATCCCGTCCGGATCCGCGTCATCGACGACGGGTGCGGCATCGCGTCGGAGAAGCAGCAGCGGATCTTCGAGCCGTTCTTCAGCGATCGGCGTGGAGGAACGGGACTCGGCCTGTTCCTGTCCCTCGACCTGGTCCGCCAGTGGGGCGGCGACATCCGCGTCCTAAGCGCGCCCGGGCGCGGCTCCACGTTCGAGGTGTCGATTCCCGCCGCGGGAGGCACCGCGCCGCCCGGAGGGGCCCCATGAAGCCTTCGGTGTCCGTGCTCCTCGTGGACGACGACGCGACCTTCCGGCAGGTGCTCGCCTCCGAGCTTCAGCGCCTCGACTTCGCGGTCTCCGCGGCCGGCTCGGGCCAGGAGGCCGTGAGGATGGCCTCGGAGCTGCAGCCCGACGTGGTTCTCCTCGACCTCCAGCTCCCCGACATGGGCGGGCTCGAGGTCCTCGAGGCCGTTCGAGAGAAGAGCCCCGCCACCGAGGTGATCATGCTGACGGGACACGGCTCGATCGACACCGCCATCGAGTCGATACGCAGGGGGGCGTTCGATTACCTGGCCAAGCCGTGCCCTCTCGACGAGCTGGAGGTCCGCGTCCAGCGCGCGCTCGAGAGGCAGGCGCTGACGCGGCGCGCGAGCCTGCTCGAGCGCGGCCTCACCCCGCGCGATCCGGGGGCGTCCTTCGTCGGAGCCGGCCCGCAGTTCCGCCGCACGCTCGGCCTGATCGATCGCGTGGCTCCGACCGACTCGACGGTCCTGATCCGCGGCGAGACCGGCTCCGGCAAGGAGATGGTGGCCAAGCTGCTCCACGCCCGCAGCCCGCGGAAGGACCGCCCGTTCGTCGTGATCGAGTGCGCCGCCCTCCAGGAGGAGCTGCTCCAGAGCGAGCTGTTCGGTCACGAGCGCGGCGCCTTCACGGGAGCCGACCGCGCGAAGCCGGGCCTCTTCGAGGTCGCGCACCAGGGCACGATCTTCCTCGACGAGATCGGCGACGTGAGCCAGTCGACCCAGGTGAAGCTGCTCCGCGTCCTCGACACGTCGACGTTCCGGCACGTCGGCGGTACCGCGGAGATCCGCGTGGACGTCCGGGTGCTCGCCGCGACCCACCGCGACCTCGCGGCCCTGGTCCGGCAGGGGCTCTTTCGCGAGGACCTGTACTACCGCCTGTCCACCATCACCATCGCGCTCCCTCCGCTGCGCGAGCGGAAGGAGGACGTCGAGCCGCTGGCGGAGCACTTCGTCGGGCTCCTCAACGACCGGTACGGCTTCCGCAAGCGCATGGGACCCGGCGCTCTGGATCTCCTCCGCCGGCACGACTGGCCGGGAAACGTCCGCGAGCTCCTGCACGTGATCGAGGCGGCCATGGTCGTCTGCGAGGGACCGGAGATCCTCCCGGAGCACCTCGCCGCGCTCTCGAGGACGCCTCCCTCCCCCGCGACGCGGGACGCCGCGGCCGGCGACCGGTTCCTCACGCTCCAGGAGCTGGAGCAGGAGCACATCGAGCGTGCGCTCAGGGCCTCCGGCGGTCACCGCGGGAACGCCGCGCGCATGCTGGGCATCAGCGAGCGCAACCTGTACCGGAAGCTCAGGGACCTCAGCCTCCTCTCCTGAGTCCGAGCACGCCGCCGCATCGCCCGGGTTCCGCCGCGCGGGACTTTCATCTTGACATCGACGCGATACCTGGTAACACATGACGCCCGAGAGGGCGTCCATTGCGGACATTGGAGTCCTCTTTCCAGGAGGCACGGATGAGGCGCGTGGGGTTCGTCGTGGCGGTCGCGTGCGCGCTCGCGTGCTCGGCGCCGGGTCTCGCGACCCCGATCGTCAAGGGACGGTTCAGCCGGAGCGACACGTGCGGGGAGTGCCATCGCGACATCTACCGGATGTGGCGGGCGTCGGCGCACGCCAGGTCGATGGAGGATCCGGTCTTCCTCGACGCGTACCGCCAGACGAAGGACCGCGAGGGAGCGGCGGTGGGCCGAACCTGCCTCGAGTGCCACGCGCCCGTGGTGAGCGTGACGAAGGACTACGACCTCACCCAGAAGCTGTCCTGGGAGGGCGTCAGTTGCGACGTGTGCCACTCGATCACCGCGGTGGAAACCTCGGCGGCGGGAGCGAGGTACACGCTGGACGTCGGGGTCGTGAAGCGCGGGCCGATCAAGGACGCGTCCTCGCAGGCGCACGACGTGCGTTACTCCGAGCTGCACGCGCAGGCGCTGGTGTGCGCGCCGTGCCACGAGTTCGCCAGCCCCGACGGCACGCCGCTCATGACCACGTACTCCGAGTGGCGGCAGAGCGAAGCGGGGAGATCCGGCAAGAGCTGCCAGCGCTGCCACATGGGGCGGACGAAGGCCGACGTCGTGGATCCCATCGTCAAGAGGGTGCCCGACGCCGAGGTGAACCTGCACGAAGTTCCGGGGGGACACTCCCTGGAGCAGCTCAATCGGGCCCTGGACGTCGCCCTCCTGCCGAGGCGCGAGTCCGACGCGATCCTCCTCGACGTGCGGCTCCGGAACCGCGGAGCGGGCCACGCCGTTCCCACCGGAATGCCGGGCCGCCATGTGATCCTGAGCGTGAAGGTCCGCGCCGGCGGCAAGGACCCCGACGAGGAGCGGCGGACCTATGGGAAGAACTTCGTCACCGCGGGAGGAGAGCCGATCTCCAGGGACAGCTCCTACTTCGCCCGGGGCGTCCGTCTCGCCTCCGACACCCGGCTCAAGGCCGACGAGGAGCGCACCGAGCACTTCCGCTTCAAGGTCCCGGCGGACGCCACCGCGTTCGTCACGGTGAAGCTGGAGTACGAGCACGCTCCGACCGGGACCGACGAGAACCGGACCTCGATCACGTTCTTTTCCGAGGAGCGCGCGCTGCTCCCCGGGAAGCCGCCCGGGTCATGACGGGAGGCTCGGCCCGCGCGCGCGGCGTCGAGCGGCCCGGACGAGGAGGGGACGGTGGGAATTCAGAGGGTGGCATCGGCATGAGGGGACGATTCCGGGAGGTTCAGCACCTCGTCCGCGCGGCGCTCCTGTTCCTGGCGGGCGTCGCCGCGTTCCTCCTGCTACGGCAATCGCTGGTGCCCAAGGGCTTCGGCGAGTACGGGCACTTCCGGAGCGGAGCGCTCGAGGACAACCGCGGCCGCCCGCTCCAGTTCGCGGGGATGGCCGCCTGCGAGGAGTGCCATTCCGACGTCGTCGAAGCGAGGAAGGGGAGCAAGCACGCGGCGGTGCGCTGCGAAGCCTGCCACGGACCCCTCGCGGCCCATGCCTCGGACCCGACGACGGGAAAGCCCGTTCGGCCGGACCCGAAGACCGTCTGCCTCGTCTGCCACCGCGACAACGTCGCCAAGCCGAGAGGGTTCCCGAAGGTCGATCCCGGGGAGCACGGCGGCGGCGAGGCGTGCAACACCTGCCACAAGCCCCACCATCCGGAAGTCGCCTAGGAGGTTCGCGGATGTCCGTCGATCGCCGGGGATTCCTGAAGGAGGGCGGGAGGCTCCTGGTCCTCTCCGCCGCGGCCGCCAGCGCCCTCGATCTCGTGCTGGCCGGCCGCCCCGAGGAGGCCGATGCCTACAAGCTCGCCGACCACTGGTGGGGCATGATCATCGACATCAACAAGTGCATCGGCTGCGGCAATTGCGTGCGCGCGTGCAAGATCGAGAACGACGTCCTCAAGGAGCCGTACTACTTCCGCACCTGGGTCGAGCGATACCACGTGCCGGCCAAGGACCTCGTGCGCCCCGAGGCCGAGGACCACCCCGAGGTGGACTCCCCGAACGGCGGGTTCGACGGGTTCAAGGAGAAGTACCACGCCGGGGACGGCTCGAAGAACTTCTTCGTCCCGAAGCTCTGCAACCACTGCGCACATTCCCCGTGCGTGCAGGTCTGCCCGGTGGGCGCGACGTTCGAGAGCCCCGACGGCGTCGTGCTGGTGGACAAGACGTACTGCCTCGGCTGCCGGTACTGCGTCCAGGCGTGCCCCTACGGCTGCCGGTTCATCGACCCGCGCACCGAGACCGTGGACAAGTGCAGCCTCTGCTACCACCGGATCACGAAGGGGCTGACCACCGCCTGCTGCGAGACGTGCCCCACCGGCGCGCGGACCCTCGGCGACCTCAAGGACCCCCGCGATCCGATCCACGAGTTCCTGAGGACCCACGGCGTGCAGGTGCTGAAGCCGCAGATGGCCACCGGCGCCAAGGCCTACTACAACGGCCTCGACGGCTCGGTGAGGTAGCGAAGCGATGGAGAGCGTGCTGCAGGGCGTCCAGGGCTTCATGTACCCCAACGAGGTGGAGCTCCAGTGGAGCATCCTCATCGTGCTCTACCCGTTCGTGACCGGGCTCGTCGCCGGCGCGTTCATCCTCGCCTCGCTCGAGCGGGTCTTCAACGTCGAGGCGGTGAAGCCCACCTACCGGCTCGCGCTCCTCACCGCACTGGCGTTCCTGATCGCGGCGCCGCTCCCGCTGCAGCTCCACCTCGGCCACCCGGAGCGCTCGTACGAGATGTACACGACGCCGCACACCAGCTCCGCCATGGCGATGTTCGGCTTCGTGTACCTGTGGTACCTGCTGGCGGTGCTGGTCTTCGAGATCTGGCTCGACTACCGCAAGGACATCGTGCTCACGGCCCGGGCCAGCCGCGGGGCGAAGCGCCTCCTGTACCGGGCCCTCTCCCTGGGCTCGGACGACATCAGCCCCCGCTCGCTCGAGATCGACTCGAGGGTCGGGAGGTTCGTCACGATCGTCGGGATCCCGTCCGCGTTCCTCCTCCACGGCTACGTGGGGTTCATCTTCGGCTCCGTGAAGGCGAACCCGTGGTGGTCGACGCCGCTGATGCCCATCGTGTTCCTGTTCTCGGCCATCGTGTCCGGCATCGCCGCCGTGCTGCTCCTCTACATGGCCCTGTCGTGGGCGCGGGGACGCCAGCCCGACATGGCGTGCGTGGACACCATGGGCCGCTACCTCCTGTACGCGTTCATCATCGACTTCTCCCTCGAGATGCTGGACCTCATCCACCGGATCTACGAGGCCGACGAGTCGTTCAAGAGCCTCGACTTCATGGTCCACACGCGGCTGTACACGTCGCAGGTGATCCTGCAGATCATCGTGGGCACCCTCGTCCCGATCGGGCTCCTCGCCCTGGTCCAGGTCGTGCGGACCACCGCGCCCGCCCGGAAGGGGTTCTACGTCGCCGCCGGGGCGCTGACCCTCGTCGGCATCTTCGCGATGCGCTGGAACGTCGTGATCGGCGGGCAGCTGTTCTCCAAGAGCTTCCTCGGGTACACGACCTACAAGATGCACTTCGCCACCCGCGAGGGACTGTTGCCCGCGATCCTCGTGCTGCTCCTTCCGTTCGGGATCCTCTGGGAACTGCTGAAACTGCTGCCTCCCTGGCCGGACGAGGGATCCGCGTAGCCGTTCCCGCCGGCCGCGCCTCGCTGGACGCGGAGGGGATCGGGGTCCACGTTGTCGGCCGGGCCGTCCGGCGGCCCGAGGGGGCGAGATCATGGACAAGGACCGAGGCGAGCTGTTGAGGGATCTCGGATACTCCGAGAAGGCGATCCGGTTCATCGCCGAGGACAGGAACTTCGGCCAGCTCCCGGTCTTCTCGGTGAAGTCGTCGCACCAGGGACAGTGCGGCGACGTGCTGCGACTCTACCTCGACGTGGACCGCGGCGTCATTCGCGAGGCCAGCTTCGAGCACGTCGGGTGCACGGGGCTCCAGGCCAGTGCGGCCGGCGTGACCACGATGATCCGCGGAATGACGCTCGACGACGCGGCGAAGCTCGACGTCAAGGACATCGTGGACTTCCTGGGGAAGATCCCGGACGCCAAGCTCGACTGCGCCCAGCTCGCCCGCGACACCTTGCGGAAGGCGATCCAGGAGCTGAAGCAGGCCTCGACCCCGGCCTCCTGAGGAGCGAGAAGGCGGGACCCGGCCGGGGATCGGCAGCGATCCCCGGCCGGGCAGGCGGTGAGACGGGGGTCAGTGTTCGTGCTCGACGCTTTCGACGTCGATTTCGGGCTCGAACTGACACTCCATCCCTTCGAGGAGCTTGAACGAAAGGTCCACTTTGAAGTCGAGGGTGATGGTCACCGGCTGGCCTTCCACCGCCGTGAACGAGACCATGCGCTCCACCGTCACGCCGGCATGAGGCAGAGTGATCGTGATCGTGGTCCCGTTGGCGAGGACCAGCTCCGAGCCGGCGATCGTCACGCGAATGCGGTCATACGTCCCGGCGGGGACCGCTCCCGCGGCCAGGGTCAGCGTCTTGCCGTTGACGAGGGTCAGCAGGTCGATGGTCATCGGGAACGTTCCGGACACCGGGACCCAGACCCCCTGCGAATCACGGACCTCGATGGCGGAGAACGTGACGTTCGCCTGGGAGAAGGCCGGCGAGGTCTCGTCGTGGATCACGATGTTGAGACGCGCCTGCCCGGGGCCGAGCATCCCGCCGCTTCCGCCGCCGGAGCTCGAGCAGGCGGCGGAGACCATCGCGACGACGACCAGGGCGAGCAGCGAAAGCGATCTTCGCGTGGGGGCCATGGCGGGTTCACCTCCGTGCGACGTTCGGAACCGGGAACTTCCCCCCGCGCCGATGAATGCGCAAGCCACGTGCCCCTACGCCCTCGGCGACTTGACCCGGGTCAACAGGGGCCGAACGGGCCGGAATGGGGAGCATTCGGCCCACCGCGCGCGTCCCGGGCGACCGGGAGGCCGCGCGGGTCGGCCGGCGAGGGGTGTAACCGTTACCGAGGGCGTGCAAAGAGGAAGGGCCCCTAGGGCATCGCCTCGTGGGGTGGTGGCTGCGGAGCCGGGTGCCGGTAGAATGTCCTCATGCGAATCTACCTCGCCCGTTGGGTATGCCTCGACGTGGAATCCAACCTGGAGCGCGTGGGAGTGGAGGCCACCGCCGCGGCCGTCGCGGGAGCGGGGGTCTGCGTGTACCCCGAGGGATTCCTCCACGGCTACGAGCGGAAGGTCGAGCCCGACCGGGTTCGGAGGACCTTCGCGGCGGTGTCGCGGGAGCACCCGGAGATCGCGTTCTGCTTCGGCTCGTTCTCCGAGGATCGCCGCAACCGGATGACGCTCTGGCGAGCCGGCGAGGAGATCGCCCGCTACGACAAGGTCCACCTGTTCCGCCCGTTCGGCGAGCCGACGATCTGGGAGCCGGGCGACCGGTACGTCGCGGTCCGCCTGGGGGAGTGGACCGTCGGGCTCGTCCTGTGCAACGACCTGCGGTTCCCCGAGCAGGCGCGCGCCATGCGCCTCGCGGCCCGGGTCGATGCGCTCCTGGTCGTGGCTTGGTGGCCCTGGCGGCGGGACCACGTCTGGCGAACCCTGCTGAGGGCGCGCGCGATCGAGAACGGCGTGTTCGTCGCCGGGTGCTGCGTCGCCGCGTCCGAATTCCCGGGGGAGCGCTTCGCCGGGGCGGGCAACCACGTGTTCGACCCGCTCGGCGATGCGGTCCGGACCGCCGACGACCGGGTCTACGACCTGGACCGGGCGCGCCTCGGCGCGCTCGTGGTGGACCCGCTGGAGGACCACGTGAGGATCGATCGCGTCGAGGTGCTCCCTTGAGCGATCCCGAGGAGGGTGCCATGGACGAGGGCTCGGGTCGCCGCATTCGCGGCTTGGCGGAGTACCACCTTCTCGGCCGGAGCGGGCTCAGGGTCTCGCCGCTCTGTCTCGGCACGATGACGTTCGGCACGGAGTGGGGGTGGGGCGCCGACGAGACCGTCGCCCGTGCGATGTTCCACCGGTACCTCGAGGCCGGCGGGAACTTCATCGACACCGCGGACGGGTACACCGGCGGCCGCAGCGAGGAGATGCTGGGCCGTTTCCTCCGCGACGCGGGAAACCGCGACCGGGTGGTGCTGGCCACGAAGTTCACGTTCAACGGGTTCCCCGGCGATCCCAACGCCGGCGGGAACGGGCGGAAGAACGTCTTCCGCGCCCTCGAGGGCTCGTTGCGGCGGCTCCAGACCGATTACATGGACCTCTACTGGCTCCACGCCTGGGACGGGCTGACCCCCGTCGACGAGGTCCTGTCCACCCTCGACGCGCTCGTGCGCGCGGGGAAGGTCCGGTACATCGGGCTGAGCGACACGCCGGCGTGGTATCTCGCCCGGGGCCAGACGATCGCAGAGCTCCGCGGCCTGGAGCGGATCTCGGCGCTCCAGCTCGAGTACTCGCTGGTCGAGCGGAACATCGAGCGGGAGCACGTCCCCGCCGCGCTCGAGCTGGGCATGGGGATCTGCGTGTGGAGCCCTCTCGCGGGGGGCCTTCTGAGCGGCAAGTACGCGCGCGCCGGCCAGGGGGCGTCCGGCGAGGGACGCCTTCAGGCAACCGCAGGCTCTCCGAATCCTGCGTTCCGGAAATTCACCGATTGGAACTGGCGGATCCTCGACGTGCTTCGGGACGCGTCGAACGAGATCGGCCGCTCCC carries:
- a CDS encoding PAS domain-containing protein; the encoded protein is MRLRLTSMTAGLTVGVTAAVAIACAAGTYLYSVHHFRTLLETARSTALAQGQMIRAGLEHQMMENDRSLIGSMIETFGREPNVEKVMLLDREGQVRYTSAPQVTERQLKIDSPTCQACHRLPPEQRASSRVIETGQGTLLRTVIPVRNREACHRCHDPGHRINGILIVDVDAGEIRATMNRDLRWMVGGSAGLALLLVGAIAVVVRLSVMGRLQRFETTARRIAAGDLERRVPVKGSDTLAWLGREFNSMADTMTGLLADVRDQRQELETVINGIDDGIVVLDRDRKILAANDAFLRRTGRDRAGVLGSSCLETAAGACGAVDCPTLACLRTGEHQVRICQRRTPSGEPAWEEVHASPIRRPSGAIAQVVEVWRDISERRAAEARLAESHRLASLGLLASGFSHELNTPLATILACVEGIQRSARAEGRSDPEDWRRIGENASIAREQLLRCRGITQHFLRLSRGQRSPGDLVDLPETLAAVTRLIEPTARAASVTIRVEPVAPGTSVRVNEADLHHVLLNLALNAIQACGRDGRVVLGAEGGDPVRIRVIDDGCGIASEKQQRIFEPFFSDRRGGTGLGLFLSLDLVRQWGGDIRVLSAPGRGSTFEVSIPAAGGTAPPGGAP
- a CDS encoding sigma-54 dependent transcriptional regulator, with amino-acid sequence MKPSVSVLLVDDDATFRQVLASELQRLDFAVSAAGSGQEAVRMASELQPDVVLLDLQLPDMGGLEVLEAVREKSPATEVIMLTGHGSIDTAIESIRRGAFDYLAKPCPLDELEVRVQRALERQALTRRASLLERGLTPRDPGASFVGAGPQFRRTLGLIDRVAPTDSTVLIRGETGSGKEMVAKLLHARSPRKDRPFVVIECAALQEELLQSELFGHERGAFTGADRAKPGLFEVAHQGTIFLDEIGDVSQSTQVKLLRVLDTSTFRHVGGTAEIRVDVRVLAATHRDLAALVRQGLFREDLYYRLSTITIALPPLRERKEDVEPLAEHFVGLLNDRYGFRKRMGPGALDLLRRHDWPGNVRELLHVIEAAMVVCEGPEILPEHLAALSRTPPSPATRDAAAGDRFLTLQELEQEHIERALRASGGHRGNAARMLGISERNLYRKLRDLSLLS
- a CDS encoding cytochrome c family protein; translation: MRGRFREVQHLVRAALLFLAGVAAFLLLRQSLVPKGFGEYGHFRSGALEDNRGRPLQFAGMAACEECHSDVVEARKGSKHAAVRCEACHGPLAAHASDPTTGKPVRPDPKTVCLVCHRDNVAKPRGFPKVDPGEHGGGEACNTCHKPHHPEVA
- a CDS encoding 4Fe-4S dicluster domain-containing protein yields the protein MSVDRRGFLKEGGRLLVLSAAAASALDLVLAGRPEEADAYKLADHWWGMIIDINKCIGCGNCVRACKIENDVLKEPYYFRTWVERYHVPAKDLVRPEAEDHPEVDSPNGGFDGFKEKYHAGDGSKNFFVPKLCNHCAHSPCVQVCPVGATFESPDGVVLVDKTYCLGCRYCVQACPYGCRFIDPRTETVDKCSLCYHRITKGLTTACCETCPTGARTLGDLKDPRDPIHEFLRTHGVQVLKPQMATGAKAYYNGLDGSVR
- the nrfD gene encoding polysulfide reductase NrfD, which codes for MESVLQGVQGFMYPNEVELQWSILIVLYPFVTGLVAGAFILASLERVFNVEAVKPTYRLALLTALAFLIAAPLPLQLHLGHPERSYEMYTTPHTSSAMAMFGFVYLWYLLAVLVFEIWLDYRKDIVLTARASRGAKRLLYRALSLGSDDISPRSLEIDSRVGRFVTIVGIPSAFLLHGYVGFIFGSVKANPWWSTPLMPIVFLFSAIVSGIAAVLLLYMALSWARGRQPDMACVDTMGRYLLYAFIIDFSLEMLDLIHRIYEADESFKSLDFMVHTRLYTSQVILQIIVGTLVPIGLLALVQVVRTTAPARKGFYVAAGALTLVGIFAMRWNVVIGGQLFSKSFLGYTTYKMHFATREGLLPAILVLLLPFGILWELLKLLPPWPDEGSA
- a CDS encoding iron-sulfur cluster assembly scaffold protein, which codes for MDKDRGELLRDLGYSEKAIRFIAEDRNFGQLPVFSVKSSHQGQCGDVLRLYLDVDRGVIREASFEHVGCTGLQASAAGVTTMIRGMTLDDAAKLDVKDIVDFLGKIPDAKLDCAQLARDTLRKAIQELKQASTPAS
- a CDS encoding DUF4382 domain-containing protein, with protein sequence MAPTRRSLSLLALVVVAMVSAACSSSGGGSGGMLGPGQARLNIVIHDETSPAFSQANVTFSAIEVRDSQGVWVPVSGTFPMTIDLLTLVNGKTLTLAAGAVPAGTYDRIRVTIAGSELVLANGTTITITLPHAGVTVERMVSFTAVEGQPVTITLDFKVDLSFKLLEGMECQFEPEIDVESVEHEH
- a CDS encoding aldo/keto reductase, producing MDEGSGRRIRGLAEYHLLGRSGLRVSPLCLGTMTFGTEWGWGADETVARAMFHRYLEAGGNFIDTADGYTGGRSEEMLGRFLRDAGNRDRVVLATKFTFNGFPGDPNAGGNGRKNVFRALEGSLRRLQTDYMDLYWLHAWDGLTPVDEVLSTLDALVRAGKVRYIGLSDTPAWYLARGQTIAELRGLERISALQLEYSLVERNIEREHVPAALELGMGICVWSPLAGGLLSGKYARAGQGASGEGRLQATAGSPNPAFRKFTDWNWRILDVLRDASNEIGRSPAQVAINWITKRQAVASTIVGATQVDQLEDDLRALEFDLPDGIATRLEEAGRPDLVFPYMFFSPVLQGMISGGVPVRREPRWFR